ACCCGGCGCGCGGGTGCTCGTCAAGCACGGCGCCCGCACGACGCAGGCGGTGGTCTCGGAGCTGGTCGTCCGCTTCGACGAACAGCGGCTGGTGTCGGTGGCCGCCCCCGAGGAGCTGCGGCTCAACGAGATCGGCCGGGTGTCGCTGCGCACGGCCGATCCGCTGCCGGTGGACGACTACGCGATCAGCAGGCGGACCGGGGCGCTGCTGATCATCGACCCCGCCGAGGGGAACACGCTGGCCGCGGGCCTCGTCGGGGTGCCGCTGCGAGCCCTGCAGGAGACGGCGGACGCCGCCGAGCCTGCCGTGCCGGGGCTCCGCGACGAGCCGGTGACGGGTGCTGAACACGCCGATCGGGCGACTGCGAGCCGCTGACAGACACCACATCGGAGACGTGCTCGCCGCCGAACCGTCGGCGGCGAGCCGATTCCACGCCCCTTCGCCGCGAGGGCGAAGGCTTCAACAGGATCAGGGAAGGCTGACAGATGGACCCGTCTCCTCCAGGCCTGCGCCGCGCGGTCTCCGCCGCGCTGGTGGTGCCGATCGCACTGATCCTGTCCGGGTGTTCGCGGCTCGAGCGGGAACCCGCCGAGCAGACCGCCGGAGCCGCCGATCAAGGTCCGGCGGACGTGGTCAACCTCGGGTACTTCCCGAACATCACCCACTGGTCGGCGCTGATCGGCGTCAGCGAGGGCCGTTTCGAGGAGGCGCTGGGCGACACCCGGCTGGAGACCCACACGTTCAACGCGGGTCCGGACGCCGTCAACGGTCTGCTCGGCGACTCCCTCGACATCCAGTTCATCGGCTCCAATCCGCCGTTGAGCGCCTACGAGCAGTCCGACGGCACGCACACCCGGCTGATCGCGGGCGTCACCTCGGGCGGCGCCCAGCTCGTCGTCGCCCCGGAGATCGAGTCGGTCGACGACCTGCGCGGCGGCACGATCGCCACCCCGCAGCTCGCGAACACTCAGGACGTCGCGGCGAAGAAATGGCTGTTCGACAACGACATCGAGCAGGGACCCGGCGCGGATCAGATCGAGGTCTCCAATGTGGACAACGCGGAGACGCTGGCGCTGTTCCGCGACGGCCAGCTGGACGGCGGCTGGCTGCCGGAGCCGTGGTCGTCCCGCCTCGTCATCGAGGCCGACGCCGAGGTGCTGGTGGACGAGCGGGACGAGTGGCCGGACGGCCGCTTCCCCACCACGGTGATCATCGCCCGGACCGAGTTCCTGCGGGCGCACCCGGAGACGGTCGAGGCGATCCTGCGGGCCCACGTCGAGACCGTCCGGTGGGCGCGGGAGAACCCCGAGGAGGCCAAGAACGCCGCGAACGAGGAGCTGGCGCGGCTGACCGGCAACCCGCTGGAGGAGGCCGTGGTGGACCGGGCCTGGGAGAACATCGAGCCGACCTGGGACCCGGACGCCGCAGGCTTCCCGCAGCTCGCGGAGAACTCCGTCGACGCGGGCCTGCTGGACGAGGCACCCGAGTTGACCGCCTTCAGCGACCTGCGGCCGCTCAACCGAGTCCTGGCCGAACTGGGTGAGGAACCGGTCGACGACGCGGGCCTGGACGACGAGTCCTGATCGGAGAAGGATCGAGGAGCAGGCATGACGGTGACGCTCACGGACGAGACGGACCTCGACGCCCACAGTCGACCGGCGGTCTCGGTGTCGAAGGTGGTCAAGCAGTTCGGGCACGGCCAGGACGCGGTGGTGGCCCTGGACGGGGTCGACCTGACGGTGACGCCGGGCGAGTTCGTCTGCCTGCTGGGCGCCTCGGGGTGCGGCAAGACGACGCTGCTCAACCTGCTCGCGCGGCTCGACCAGCCCACCTCGGGGACGGTCACGATCAACACCTCGCGGCCTGCGGTGATGTTCCAGGAGCCCGCGCTGATGCCGTGGCTGACGGCGCGACGCAACGTGGAGCTGCCGCTGCGGCTGGCGGGGATGCGGGCGGCGCCGAGGCGGGCCCGTGCCTCGGAGCTGCTGGAACTGGTGCGGCTGGGCGGGCAGGGGGACAAGCGCCCGCATGAGCTGTCCGGCGGGATGCGGCAGCGAGTTGCCCTGGCCAGGGCGCTGGCCTCCACGGGCCACGCCCCGGACGGGTCGACCGACGGGGTCGTCCCGACCGGCTCAGCAGGCGGGGGCGCGACCTCGGGCACGCCGAACGGCTCCGGGGCGCCGGGGCGAGCGCAGAGCACGGCGGTTCACCGGGACGGCGTCCGCGGGCGCCGGGCAGGCGCGGCCCCGGCGGGATCGGGCAGCGGCCCGGCCCGCCCAGGCCACGACGCGGGCGCCGCCGAGGTCGCGGCGCATCGGCTGCTTCTGATGGACGAGCCCTTCGGCGCCCTGGACGCCATCACCCGCGACGTGCTTCAGGCGGAGCTGCTCCGCGTGTGGCGAGCCACCGGCACCTCGGTGCTGTTCGTCACGCACGACGTGCGGGAGGCGGTCCGGCTGGCCCAGCGGGTCGTGCTGCTGTCCTCGCGGCCGGGTCGGGTCGTGCAGGAGTGGTCCTCCGACGGCAGCGAGACCCTGGTCGAGGAGATCACCGACCGGCTCCGGGAGGTGATCTCCAGCCATGCCCGAGCCTGACATCGACCAACGGCCGGGCCCGTCGGATCGCTCGCCGGTGGAGACGATCGACCTCGGCCGGGTCGGCGCGGGTCTCGACGCCCTCGACACCCCGGCGGAGCGCCGTCCGCCCGCCTGGCGACGGGCCCTGTCCGGGGTGCTGCCGCCGCTCGTGGCCATCGGCCTGCTGCTGGCGATCTGGCAGGGGTTATGGGCGTTGGCGCTGTGGCCGGAGTTCCGACTGCCCGCTCCCGCTGCGGTCGGTACCGAGATCTGGGGCATGGTGCGGACCGGGGAGATCTTCCCGGTGCTGTGGACCTCGCTGCATCGGGCGATCCTCGGCTTCCTGATCGCCGTCGCGGTGGCGACCCCGCTGGGGCTGCTGGTGGCCAGGGTGCGGGTGGTCCGCGCCGCCGTCGGCCCGGTGATCACCGGCCTGCAGAGCCTGCCCTCGGTGGCCTGGGTGCCCGCCGCCGTGCTCTGGTTCGGGCTGACGCCGACGACGATCTTCGCGGTGGTCCTGCTCGGCTCGGTGCCCTCGGTGATCAACGGCCTGGTCGCGGGCGTCGATCAGGTGCCGCCGATCCTGACCAGGGCCGGTCAGGCGATGGGAGCGGGCCGGATCTCCGGCGCCCGCCACATCCTGCTCCCGGCGGCGCTGCCCGGTTACCTGGCGGGCTGCAAACAGGGCTGGGCGTTCTCCTGGCGCTCGCTGA
The Actinoalloteichus fjordicus DNA segment above includes these coding regions:
- a CDS encoding ABC transporter ATP-binding protein — encoded protein: MTVTLTDETDLDAHSRPAVSVSKVVKQFGHGQDAVVALDGVDLTVTPGEFVCLLGASGCGKTTLLNLLARLDQPTSGTVTINTSRPAVMFQEPALMPWLTARRNVELPLRLAGMRAAPRRARASELLELVRLGGQGDKRPHELSGGMRQRVALARALASTGHAPDGSTDGVVPTGSAGGGATSGTPNGSGAPGRAQSTAVHRDGVRGRRAGAAPAGSGSGPARPGHDAGAAEVAAHRLLLMDEPFGALDAITRDVLQAELLRVWRATGTSVLFVTHDVREAVRLAQRVVLLSSRPGRVVQEWSSDGSETLVEEITDRLREVISSHARA
- a CDS encoding ABC transporter substrate-binding protein, whose product is MDPSPPGLRRAVSAALVVPIALILSGCSRLEREPAEQTAGAADQGPADVVNLGYFPNITHWSALIGVSEGRFEEALGDTRLETHTFNAGPDAVNGLLGDSLDIQFIGSNPPLSAYEQSDGTHTRLIAGVTSGGAQLVVAPEIESVDDLRGGTIATPQLANTQDVAAKKWLFDNDIEQGPGADQIEVSNVDNAETLALFRDGQLDGGWLPEPWSSRLVIEADAEVLVDERDEWPDGRFPTTVIIARTEFLRAHPETVEAILRAHVETVRWARENPEEAKNAANEELARLTGNPLEEAVVDRAWENIEPTWDPDAAGFPQLAENSVDAGLLDEAPELTAFSDLRPLNRVLAELGEEPVDDAGLDDES
- a CDS encoding ABC transporter permease, encoding MPEPDIDQRPGPSDRSPVETIDLGRVGAGLDALDTPAERRPPAWRRALSGVLPPLVAIGLLLAIWQGLWALALWPEFRLPAPAAVGTEIWGMVRTGEIFPVLWTSLHRAILGFLIAVAVATPLGLLVARVRVVRAAVGPVITGLQSLPSVAWVPAAVLWFGLTPTTIFAVVLLGSVPSVINGLVAGVDQVPPILTRAGQAMGAGRISGARHILLPAALPGYLAGCKQGWAFSWRSLMAAELIAASPQLGIGLGQTLEQARSFNDMPGVLAAILLILLVGVSVDLLVFRPLERRILLARGLSGVV